One Nicotiana tomentosiformis chromosome 1, ASM39032v3, whole genome shotgun sequence genomic window, TCTGAAATCTATCACTACATATTCCATTGCATAGACATATGGGAATGACCTAGTGAAGCTGGCAAGATGAGTAAATGGGTGATAGATGAGTAGTTATCTATCTGCTGACCttaatgccccccccccccccccccaacacacacacacaaagcaATATCGCAGCAGTCAATAATTTGACAGGAAATTACATAAATTTATCCTATTAGAACACGAATTATCCAGTTAACTAGCATATGAAACTGCAACAAAAATGGTTTTCTGAAGAGAAATAATTCTCTGCATGTCATATATGTATCCTACGAAACCACCCCAACTCTAAACACAAGAACCGAAATCCTTGCGGAGGATTAAATGCACCAACAACTTGAAGCAAAAATGGCATAAATACTGCAAATATAAGCTACAATTTAGTGAACCAATGATACTACATACACATCACAACTTGATGACAGCTGGACTCTTTGTTCAAGCCTAAGAACACCTCAGTGTTGCTAGCAAATCATACACATTACATCATCTTGTATACCAAAGAACGCCCACAATCATATGTATTTCTCTGTGAATCATCCAGCATAATGCAGCAtaacttttttttttgataaggtaaataaaCATATTGCAGCATAACAACACTCTTTTCTAGTCTAATACCTAGTAATAATAATATACCAAATCTAAGAGCTAATGATAGTGCAATCATTGCAAAAgtggaaaggaaaaaaaaactcaCGGCAACTTGACATCTAATCATATAGCATGACCAGTGAATCAGAAGAAAACTAACATAACATCAAAATAGAGAATCCGGAGCAAAAAAAAAAAGCTCATAACGAAGAAagggttaattttttttatcaGATAAAGTAAAGGGTTAATAAGGCCCTTACTGTCAATTCTCAACCGCTCTAGTGTAACACTCTCTTTCTGTCGCAGACTCCGATCAGCCTATACATAATTCATGAATCATAAACACCCAGGTGTCTGATAGATATAACATTCTAATGACACAACAAAAAATAAAGGCATGATTTTTATGCTTGTCGCCCGACCTTGAGCTTGTATGATTTGCGTTCAACCAACAAAATCTTCTTAATTCCATAACAGTCGGCCAAAACTTGCGTCAAGTATCCTCTCCCTGCTCCAAATTCAACAACTGCAGGAACATCATCCTCCTCCTCCACTGATGTTTCTGACTTAACTTTAAGAACCCCAAATTCTTCTAGATTCCCAAGAATTGAGGCTTGCTGCATTACATGTTTCTCTTGAAAAGGTAAAGTCCTGAAAAAAATGGGGTTGGAAAAATAAGATAACATTGGATTAAAGGGAATATAAAATGCACACAACacatacaaaagagtactatgatagtaaAGAACACCGGTCCACTTGTCGATTAGTCCAAATGTCACAAGCTTGTGGAATCTTGAAAGAATCACGGATGTCATTACATAGAGAAGCATGAACAGACTTGATTTTATTAATCAATTGGGAGAATTGAAAAGGGGTCATTGAATGAACAGCATTTCTCTTCATCTCTGAACTAAAGTTCTGGTCCCCTTGTTGTTCTTTGCCAGCATTGATCCCTTCTTGGTAATAAGGCTGAAGTAGTAAAGATTGAGCTTGTTTGTAAAATGGGCATCGCTTAAGGTGACTTTGGAGATTCTCTTCCAGCACAGAGCTATTTATAAAATGGCAAAtacaacaaataaataaataaagcaaaAAGATGAATTGTAAAAACAAAGTGAGCATGAGGTTGTATTGTATATACTGAGAAGGGTGGATAGGGCAAGGAATCCATTGTCCATTAGATCTTTGGGTGTGGTTTCCGCAGAACCTGAAgcattaaaatcaaaagaaagctTTTTGTTTTTTAAATCGAAAAAATGGAAGTAAGAACTTGAGGGTGTTAGAAAGGGGAGGGGAAGTGTTATTAACTAAAGGGAGGGACTCACTCTGAATCTTTGAGAAGGGTGTTTGCGCAAAATCTCTTCTTCTTCGGAAGCCAAAAGTTGCAGCGTGTTTCCATTATCCCTTATTAGTCGCGGCTTAAACCCTGCTGCCACACTTACAATCAAATTAGTAAAACAGTGAGATTTAAGGCTAAGGGAGCAGAGAGAAAAGGGAAAACATTCacgctttattttattttgtttatctTTTTTACTACCTCTACTCTATATTGACTTCTAAAATTTTACATTACGcccttaattattttttttcttcaaaagctTGTTTGAGTGTCTCTAACATgatgtattgtatcgtattgttactttaaatataattgtTATTTTGGTTGTTATTTAAAGTTTATTGTAATGTATTGTTAAATTCATCGATACATAACGAtgaaaagtgtcactttataGAATAATCGATTTGGTGTAGTCACATCgttactttatttttttcttatcttGTCcgtcattattattaaataatttcattttatcctttaccctacctttttattATGATAATTCTACCTCGTaccttatttttaaaaataatattacaagtttctttttcatattgttggtgcatgacatCATGTAACGAggacaaacaatacaatctatccaaacatcgCATGCATCAAAAcgatataatacaatacaatattatacgatacattataaaacgatacataacaaccatccaaacaatgGATTAAACAAttgtttttaaataattttttagtcgagtcaacaaatttcgcacatCAGATGATTAAACAATTTTTTTAAATGAAGTAAAAAATGCGAGACTATGGGTAACACATTGAAGATAAAGTATTCAAAAAATGGAACTTTTTTTTAAGTGCTTCAACACTAAATTgctaataataattattttcttttcttttattttccaaATCCAAACTAAAATTCATACCATTCGCAAGTCTTTCAGAAAATTATACTGAAATGAATGTGTTGGGATTTTAATCTTGTGTagtttaaagagggtgaatgaaaaatggagggaaatgaaatatttgagtttaaAATTCATCAGTgtattgaaattcataaaacgatttgaagaacataaaaacttcatcgttttctgtgaaacagtatataaaaacttcagtgtttatttattatacatactgtttttGTTAATAAtagtattgtttactgttctgattttgccattaattgaactcttttgttgcttacagtgagaaatggcaattgataacggaaattcttctgcgactattgcggcaacgacgatagcctcgtcaagccggactgttgttccaccggcagagaaatcgggaaaatttttcggagccaacttcaaaggatggcagcaaaggatgttcttctggcttaccacacttagtatgcagaaattcactagtgaagaacctccagtgcatattgcggacatgccggacaatgagaaattcatgattgttgaggcgtggaagcaggcagattttctttgcaaaggctatatcttaagcgctttagaggatgacttgtacaatgtgtacagtgcgatgaatacttcgaaagaattatgggacgcacttgagaagaagtacaagactgaagatgcatgcttgaagaagttcgtggttgtcaaatttctagactataaaatgatagacagtaaaactgttggaacccaagttcaggagcttcaacttatttttcatgaccttattgttgaaggtatggtcgtgaatgaagcatttcaagtggcttcaatgattgaaaaattgcctccttcgtggagagatttcaagaactatcttaagcacaagtgcaaagaaatgaagttggaagatcttgtgattcgtctcaagattgaggaagacaacaaaacagccgagaagaagtctcgtggaaattcaacgatcatgggagctaatatcgttgaggagactgctccaaaaagtaagaagagaaagaggtcttctggacagactaaggagcagaacaaaaagaaattcaagggcagctgctacaattgtgaaaaaatcggtcacaaagcccctgattgccgtctcccgaaaaagtataagaagaagggacaggccaacatagtggagaagaatgatgacattgatgatctgtgtgcaatgctttcggaatgcaacctagttgaaaatccgaaggagtggtggattgactctggagccactcgacatgttggtgctgtcaaggaagcatttgcgacgtactctactgctggtcccgaagaagagctttccatgggaaatactgtaacagccaagattgaaggttatgggaagatattcctgaagatgacttccggcaaggtgttaacgctcaacaacgttcttcatgttcctactattaggaagaatttagtttctacttctttgcttgttaagaatgg contains:
- the LOC104097924 gene encoding tRNA:m(4)X modification enzyme TRM13, whose translation is METRCNFWLPKKKRFCANTLLKDSEFCGNHTQRSNGQWIPCPIHPSHSVLEENLQSHLKRCPFYKQAQSLLLQPYYQEGINAGKEQQGDQNFSSEMKRNAVHSMTPFQFSQLINKIKSVHASLCNDIRDSFKIPQACDIWTNRQVDRTLPFQEKHVMQQASILGNLEEFGVLKVKSETSVEEEDDVPAVVEFGAGRGYLTQVLADCYGIKKILLVERKSYKLKADRSLRQKESVTLERLRIDIEDLKLDDVESLQGVPYLAIGKHLCGPATDMTLRCCIREQCDDSPSESTCHMISLAIATCCHHLCQWKHYINKQYMLNSGISKDDFNAMTWFTSWAVDADHGSDLSGTDWSFDLQIRENEHVESDLNTYEVRDMVKDMKAVDRAIVGLMCKDIIDVGRFMWLKEHGLECELVKYVQSNISPENRLLVGRQKS